The proteins below come from a single Malus sylvestris chromosome 3, drMalSylv7.2, whole genome shotgun sequence genomic window:
- the LOC126617337 gene encoding small nuclear ribonucleoprotein SmD1a, translating to MKLVRFLMKLNNETVSIELKNGTVVNGTITGVDISMNTHLKTVKLTLKGKNPVTLDHLSVRGNNIRYYILPDSLNLETLLVEETPRVKPKKPTAGRPMGRGRGRGRGRGRGRGR from the exons ATGAAGCTCGTTAG GTTTTTGATGAAGTTGAACAACGAGACAGTGTCGATCGAGCTCAAAAACGGCACCGTTGTGAACGGAACCATCACAG GTGTGGATATCAGTATGAATACTCATCTGAAGACGGTGAAACTTACACTCAAGGGGAAGAACCCAGTGACTCTGGATCATCTCAGCGTGAGGGGTAACAACATTCGATACTACATCCTTCCTGACAGCCTGAATCTCGAGACTTTGCTTGTTGAAGAGACACCTAGGGTCAAGCCCAAGAAGCCAACTGCAG GGAGGCCTATGGGACGGGGGCGTGGCCGTGGACGTGGTCGCGGACGTGGCCGTGGCCGTTAA
- the LOC126617332 gene encoding uncharacterized protein LOC126617332, with the protein MDGEERRLGFKRKNPYRDSGFQNRDSGFQNRNHHQAFDRHMLPEGWVGCPAYGGEISCIIPSKAPLGESFNDHIAGATYTPKQVIHQQRLLGRELGLVIDLTNTTRYYPLSEWTKEGIRHVKIQCRGRDSVPDNAAVDKFLYEVSQFFSRRTDPMRYILVHCTHGHNRTGFMIVHFLVRNESISVTEAINIFARARPPGIYKQDYIDELYKFYQERKPESVVCPQTPEWKRVSDLDDTAEAVMYQENANHARNEAMTIDDVLGERIPFNQQKSMQEAVYDALNMDRRGKGNLQFPGSHPVSLNRDNQQLLRQRYYYATWKADGTRYMMLITWDGCYLIDRKFFFRRVQMRFPCKFSNKVMPEKTHNFTLLDGEMIIDTDPNTQKQDRRYLIYDVIAINQVSLVELPFHERWKMLEKEVIEPRNMERDTLSRSVEPYYRYDLELFSVRRKGFWLLSTVNKLLRKFIPGLSHASDGLIFQGWDDPYVPRTHEGLLKWKFPEMNSVDFLFELGVDGRELLFLNERGKKKLMGGYRVVFKDELDPAFCSGKIIECAWDAGGNAWVCMRTRPDKSTPNEFNTYKKVMRSINDNITEEVLLEKIEEIVRLPMYADRIQNDIRAHEHTSSSRRR; encoded by the exons ATG gatggagaagaaagaagattgGGATTCAAGAGAAAAAACCCATACCGGGATTCTGGGTTTCAGAACAGGGATTCTGGGTTTCAGAACAGAAATCATCATCAAGCTTTTGATAGACACATGCTTCCTGAAG GTTGGGTTGGTTGCCCTGCATATGGTGGAGAGATAAGTTGTATAATTCCATCAAAAGCACCTCTTGGTGAGTCTTTCAATGACCATATTGCTGGTGCTACGTACACTCCAAAGCAAGTCATTCATCAGCAAAGACTGCTAGGAAGAGAA CTCGGTTTAGTGATTGATTTAACGAACACTACTCGTTACTATCCCCTTTCGGAGTGGACAAAAGAAGGCATTCGGCATGTTAAG ATACAATGCAGAGGAAGGGATTCGGTTCCTGATAATGCAGCTGTAGATAAATTTCTCTATGAG GTATCACAATTTTTCTCCCGTAGAACAGACCCAATGAGGTATATACTTGTCCACTGTACACATGGGCATAACCGCACAGGCTTCATGATTGTTCATTTTCTTGTACGCAACGAATCAATTTCAGTTACCGAG GCAATAAATATATTTGCCAGGGCACGTCCTCCAGGGATATACAAACAGGATTATATTGATGAACTTTACAAGTTTTATCAAGAAAGAAAGCCGGAATCAGTTGTTTGCCCTCAAACTCCAGAGTGGAAGAGAGTTTCCGATCTGGATGACACAGCTGAAGCTGTGATGTATCAGGAAAAT GCCAATCATGCGAGAAATGAAGCAATGACGATTGATGATGTTTTGGGTGAGCGAATACCTTTTAACCAGCAAAAATCAATGCAAGAAGCCGTTTATGATGCACTTAATATGGATAGAAGG GGTAAAGGGAATTTACAATTTCCTGGGTCCCATCCTGTTTCGCTCAACAG GGACAACCAACAACTGTTGCGGCAGCGCTATTACTATGCCACATGGAAAGCTGATGGAACACGTTATATGATGCTAATTACATGGGATGGCTGTTACTTGATTGATAGGAAATTTTTTTTCCGACGGGTCCAGATGCGGTTCCCTTGCAAATTCTCAAATAAG GTTATGCCTGAGAAGACTCACAACTTCACATTACTTGATGGAGAGATGATAATTGACACTGACCCAAATACTCAAAAGCAAGACCGAAGATACCTCATTTATGACGTCATTGCAATCAACCAAGTCTCTCTCGTAGAG CTGCCATTCCATGAACGATGGAAGATGCTTGAGAAAGAAGTGATCGAGCCTCGAAATATGGAACGGGATACTCTTTCCAGGAGTGTGGAGCCTTACTACAGATATGACTTGGAACTGTTCAGT GTAAGGAGGAAGGGTTTTTGGTTACTATCTACGGTCAACAAGCTTTTGAGGAAATTCATTCCTGGACTTTCACATGCATCAGATGGTCTGATATTCCAG GGCTGGGACGATCCATATGTTCCCCGCACGCATGAAGGTCTTTTGAAGTGGAAGTTTCCTGAAATGAATTCAGTTGATTTTCTCTTTGAG TTAGGAGTCGATGGCCGTGAGCTACTTTTTCTCAACGAGCGCGGAAAGAAGAAGCTTATGGGAGGCTATAGGGTGGTTTTTAAAG ATGAATTGGATCCTGCTTTTTGTTCGGGGAAGATTATAGAGTGCGCGTGGGATGCCGGTGGAAATGCGTGGGTGTGTATGCGGACTAGGCCGGACAAATCAACCCCAAATGAGTTCAATACCTATAAGAAG GTAATGCGAAGCATAAACGATAATATTACGGAGGAAGTGTTGTTAGAGAAGATTGAGGAGATTGTCCGGCTACCCATGTACGCCGACCGAATACAGAACGATATTAGGGCCCACGAGCACACATCTTCTTCCCGGCGCCGGTGA
- the LOC126616165 gene encoding agamous-like MADS-box protein AGL103 gives MVRREENRKRKKLCEISSLCHKRHQTLHKKAEELEDIDAKVCIVSYDVDGNLGVWPEDERKARAIMMKFKEADAKASLSPLRRGTEVRISDMLGGKINKVEGKNKGKMKGKKKDFEGFDDRCEKGFEGFEDRGEKGLAMWDDEHLGQLGELQRDSWWSITRVMESCIQIADEMVQSILLDGQAIQPYDFNNVMATTPNFPVNSEPAGPKLPISGDNYHDKNRIVSVDNVGFSSEVGSDGRGDVNNTYAYNPWVNYINLGDDFDYGDSGEMGEKINNINNDYQLDNYNPPLMDSLAQSSNIYSENQSYFEAADNLAANLMGFEGCAENNNIHVGSIINPPQTLISSWGKDLTHVHQPMIPKRQEAVSFPVWPQPLQSAQMSNIF, from the coding sequence ATGGTGCGACGGGAGGAGAACCGGAAGCGCAAAAAACTGTGCGAAATCAGTTCGCTATGCCACAAAAGGCACCAGACGCTGCACAAGAAAGCTGAGGAGCTCGAGGATATCGATGCGAAGGTTTGCATTGTTTCTTATGATGTCGATGGTAATTTAGGGGTCTGGCCGGAAGACGAGCGCAAGGCTCGAGCCATCATGATGAAGTTCAAAGAAGCTGATGCGAAAGCAAGCTTATCACCATTGCGTAGAGGAACGGAGGTCAGGATTTCGGATATGCTGGGAGGCAAGATAAATAAGGTGGAAGGAAAAAACAAGGGTAAgatgaaaggaaaaaagaaggaTTTCGAGGGATTTGATGATCGCTGCGAGAAGGGTTTTGAGGGTTTTGAGGATCGTGGCGAGAAGGGTTTGGCAATGTGGGATGATGAGCATTTAGGGCAGCTGGGTGAGTTGCAAAGGGATTCGTGGTGGAGTATAACTAGGGTTATGGAGAGTTGTATACAAATTGCGGATGAGATGGTCCAATCAATATTACTTGACGGGCAAGCTATTCAGCCTTATGATTTCAACAATGTTATGGCCACCACTCCAAATTTCCCAGTAAATTCTGAACCAGCCGGTCCAAAGTTGCCAATTTCCGGAGATAATTATCACGACAAAAACCGTATTGTTAGTGTTGATAATGTCGGATTTTCTTCTGAAGTTGGGAGTGATGGTCGTGGCGATGTCAATAATACTTATGCTTATAATCCATGGGTGAATTATATTAATTTGGGGGATGATTTTGATTACGGGGATTCTGGTGAGATGGGAGAGAAGATTAACAATATTAATAATGATTATCAGCTTGATAATTATAATCCTCCATTGATGGACTCTTTAGCACAGAGCTCCAACATTTACAGTGAGAATCAGTCATATTTTGAGGCAGCGGACAACCTTGCTGCAAATTTGATGGGATTTGAGGGGTGTGCTGAAAATAATAATATCCATGTTGGCAGTATTATTAACCCACCACAAACCCTAATTAGCTCATGGGGTAAGGATTTGACTCACGTTCATCAACCAATGATACCCAAACGTCAGGAGGCAGTGTCGTTTCCAGTCTGGCCACAGCCCTTGCAATCTGCTCAGATGTCCAACATTTTTTAG
- the LOC126616579 gene encoding uncharacterized protein LOC126616579: MSGPSDRRFDLNLVEEAAPPSPDNIWRPSFVSPTGPLTVGDSVMKNDMTAAVVARNLLTPKDNRLLSKRSDELAVKDSLALTVQCAGSVSNMAQRLFARTRQVESLAAEVMSLKQEIRGLKHENKQLHRLAHDYATNMKRKLDQMKETDGQVLLDHQRFVGLFQRHLLPSSSGAVPRNEAPNDQPLMPPPSRVLSSTEAPNDPPPVPSLSGALPTAETSPKQPL; the protein is encoded by the coding sequence atgtctggcccctccgaccgtcgttttgacttgaaccttgttgaagaggcagccccgccttctccagacaacatatggcgcccatccttcgtctcccctactggtcctcttaccgttggggattccgtgatgaagaatgatatgaccgctgcggtggtggccaggaaccttctcactcccaaagataacagactactttccaaacggtctgatgagttagctgttaaggattcgctggctctcactgttcagtgtgcaggttctgtgtctaatatggcccaacgcctatttgctcgaacccgccaagttgaatcattggcggctgaagtgatgagtctcaaacaggagattagagggctcaagcatgagaataaacagttgcaccggctcgcacatgactatgctacaaacatgaagaggaagcttgaccagatgaaggaaactgatggtcaggttttacttgatcatcagagatttgtgggtttgttccaaaggcatttattgccttcgtcttctggggctgtaccacgtaatgaagctccgaatgatcaacctctgatgcctcctccttccagggttctgtccagtactgaggctccaaatgatccccctccagtgccttctctttctggggctctaccgactgctgagacttctcctaagcaacctttgtga